From the Chryseobacterium sp. G0201 genome, the window TGGCAATTAGATTTTTAGTTAATCGGTTTTAAGCTTCCGCCGGACATTTTACTGATATTGGAGTCAATTTTAGGATTTCCTTTATACTTTACAAGACCTCCGGAAGATGCTTTTACCTTCAATGTGGTTGTAACATTTACAGAAAGACTTCCGCCTGATGTAGACTCTACTACTGCACTGCTTGATCTTAGATTCTCTGCTTTACAAAGCGCTCCACTGCTGATATCAAATACTGCTGCCGCAACTTCTCCTTCAAAACTGGTGTCGGAACCACTTGAAGCTTTCAATTCAAAATTCTCCGAATTAACATCAGCTTTAATATTTGATCCTGAAGTCGCTTCAACATTCGTTGTATTGGATACATTGAATTTTCCTTTAATCGTAGATCCTGAGGAAGCATCAATTGCAAGATTTTTTTCATTCACAGAATTTACTGTTGAGAAATTGGCGCCTGAAGAAGTTTTGATCTCACTCATTCTCGGAGAAGAAACGTTAACGCTTAAATTTTTAAACCTTAAGTTTTTCACTCCTTTATTATCAATGTACACTTTCAGAATACCGTTTTCAACTTTTGTAATAACGTATTGAAGTTTATCAGCATCCGCAATGACTTTGATGTTGGTAGGACTTTCCTGTTTGTAAACCACATTTACACCTGTGCTTACATTAATTCCTGAAAATTCTCCTACATTTCTGGCTTCACCATTCAAATAAGACGGATTATTATCCGAAGTCTGCGTATTTCTTGTGTGACTTATCGTATTTGATTTTGTCTCGCTCGAATTAATGATCTTGTTGACATCATCCATAGAAAGTTTCCCGTCAAGCATGACAAGAATATTTTCTCCGCTGTCGCTGTTGATACTTAATAAAAGATCATCTAAAATTCCGTCTTTGGCTTCCGAAGAGAGGAACTTTATTTTCGCTCCGGAATTATTTACAGACATAATTTCGCTGTAATTCAAACTTTTAAGATAAGAAGAAACGTCTTTCTTTAATTCTGTAAGATTGTTCTGAACTATTCTGCCTTCCGGACTGTTGGCTTTTTCCGGATTTTCTGTGATTAGAACTTTTAATCCGTTGATCTTTGCCAGTAACGGCTTGATCTGATCCAGCTGAGCGTCGTCAATATTAAGACTGCTAAGCATTCCAAACATTGGTTTTGCTATCTTGATAGAAGTTACACCTTCTACCTCCTGATATTTTTCAAAAAGTTTATCAAATTTGTCTCCTTGCCCATAAACATTATAGAAATGGGAAAAAGCAAATGCGAATATTATCAATATTTTTTTCATGAGTCAATTTTTATTTTTACTGAGATGATTAATGCCTGATCAGGTTCATAAATCTTTGTTTTTAGGTTAATAATCGTCGTCCATCACCTTGGGTTGTGCTAATTTTTCACTAACGTTATTTGCAAATATCTGAAATGAGTACTTAGTCACATTAATAGCTTCTTCTACATTTTCGATCTTTTTTCCGTTTACAATAACATACGAGTCTTTGTAACCTGAAGAATCTTTTTCGGAAGAATCATGTTTTTTAGAAGAAGAATTATCTACAAACTGAGGTCTTCTTTCTTTTTTTAATCTTCCTCTTTTTGGGAGAATTTGATCTAAAACATCTTTCTCGGCAACCGAATTTTCCTGAAAGATCGAATCTTTTTTCGCTGCGGGAATCGTATCATTCACATGATTTACGGCAACCTGCGTTTGATGATCACTATTTTCGTCAATGAAATCTTTTTTCTGCTGCTTGATCTGATTTTCAACAAGTTTCGCCTGATCTTCTACATCGGATTTTTGATTATAATTAAAAACCAATCCGATTCCGAAAAGCAAAACCACGCTTGCTGCCATCCAAAACCATTTCGGGAAAGATGGCTTCGCTTTCGTTTGAAGCGGAATAATAGGGGTTTCTTTATTTTCAGATTCTCCGCCTTCTGCTTTTTGAAGGAAATCTTCAAAGTCCCAGTCCATTTTTTCTTCCTTTATGTTTTGGAAGACTTCGTTGTATTTATCTTGAAATTTGTCGTTGTTCATAATTCATCAGTTGTGAGATTTGTTCTTTTACTTTTTGTCTTGCTCTCATAAGATTTACTCTTACCGCGTTTTCTTCCATTTCCAGCATTTCAGAAATTTCAGAAACTTCATACTCTTCTACATCTTTCAAATGGATCACCATTTTTTGTTTCTCCGGAAGCTGATTTATAAAACCTACAATGTGTTCTTTTAAATTATTGACTTCCATACTGTAAAGCTCCGATCGATGTAATTGCAGATCTGCAAAACCCTGCCTTACGTCGTGATGCTTGAGTCTGTTCAAACACTCGTTCCGGACAGCCTTCAATGCATAGGATTTTAAATTTCCAAACTGCGCCAGCTCCTCTTTTTTCTGCCAGAACTTAATCATAAGATCCTGAACCACATCTTCTGCCTCATCACTACTCATAACGAATCTTTTCGCAAAGCGATACATCTCATTTTTGAGAATGAATACCGTATTCTTAAAAGTTTCTTGGGTCATGAGTTTTGTTTCTATTAGTAAGACAATTAAAAATTGTATTCTATTACATCGTAAATAAAAAAAACTTCAAAAATGTTGAAGTTTTAATTTATAATCGTTTAATATGTTTCAAAAACATATTTCAAAATAGCCTTATCATCATCTGTTAAAGGCACTTTTCGTCTCGCCATTGCTTTTTCTGCAACTTCGTAGGCTTTATCTAATTTAAATTTTTCATCGCCTTTAAATCCGCCCCAAGAAAAATTCTCTACAAGATTGGGAGGAAAGCCTTCTTTGAAAATATTAGAAGCAACACCTATAACAGTTCCTGTATTTAATTGAGTATTAATCGCTGTTTTAGAATGGTCACCCATAATTAAACCTGCAAATTGCAATCCTGTATCTTCAAAAGCTTTGGTTCTGTAGTTCCAAAGTTTTACGTGTCCATAATTATTTTTAAGGTTGGAAGAATTGGTATCTGCACCGAAATTACACCACTCACCGATTACCGAATTTCCAATGAAACCGTCATGACCTTTACTCGAATATCCAAAAATAATGATGTTATTAACTTCTCCACCAACTTTACAGTGGGGACCGATCGTTGTTGCGCCATAAATTTTAGAACCTAAATGGAATTTAGAATTTTCTCCAAGCGTGATTGGACCACGAAGATTACAACCTTCCATTACCTCAGCATTTTTGCCGATATAGATCTTTCCGGTTTTTGTATTGATCGTTGAAAACTCAACTTGCGCTCCTTCTTCTATGAATAAGTCTTTCTTATCACCCAAAAATCCGTTGGTTGAAGAAAGCTCTTGAGAAGTTTTTCCTTTAGTTAATAATTCAAAATCAAAATCAATTGCTTTATCATTATAAGTAAAAAGGTCTGTTGGTTTTTTAAAGAAAATCAGTTCTTCTTTAATATCTGTCATTTTTTCGATCTGATGAAGCGAAAAATCTTTCATATTGATCTTTGCTGCGACTAATTCGTCTTCATAAACTAAAGCTTCACCTTGTTTCAGTTCTTTAATTTGTTGAATAACATTTTCAGTAGGCAAAAAATTAGTGACTAAAAAAAGACTTTCTTTTTCTTCCGGATTTTTAAATTTTTGCTGTAAATAATTTTCGGTGAAATAAGAAATTTCTGTATTTTCTAAAACTTTCTGCCATCTTTCGGAGAAAGTAAGAATTCCACATCGCATTTCGGCAACGGGACGGGTAAAAGTAAGCGGAAGAAAATCTTCCCAATATTGTGCATCTGAAAATACTAATTGCATTTTTTATATAAGATGTTAGAAGTTAGTAGTTAGAAATTAGTAGACAAAGTAAAATCTATTATCTATTTTTTAGCTAATTTCTACTTAATGCAAAAATACAAATAAAATTTTCCTGAATTATTTTAAATAGAGAACAAAATCTAAACTTAAATCAAACTTAACTTAAAAACTAACTTCTATTTACAAACAAAAAAGCCTTCCAATGGTTTTGGAAGGCTTTAATATTTTTTAGTGGCAAAAAATTACTTAGAGAATTTTTTGTACTTGTTCATGAACTTGTCTACTCTACCTGCAGTATCAACCAACTTCACTTTTCCTGTGTAGAAAGGGTGAGAAGTAGAAGAGATTTCCATTTTGATCAATGGGTACTCTTGTCCTTCATACTCGATAGTATCTTTTGTCTCTGCAGTAGATTTGCAAAGAAACACCTCGTCGTTACTCATATCTTTGAAAACAACAAGTCTATAATTTTCTGGGTGAATTCCGTTTTTCATAATACAATTTTTTAAAAAATTAAAGTTTTGCTTTCGAAATAGTAATGGTATTTCTCTGCTAATTTTAGGGTGCAAAAATACAATATTTTTTCTAATTTCCAAATACTCACGCAATATTTTTTTGAGGATAAGAAAATTAAAGTATTTTCGTTAAATTTGAAATCTATATTAAACTTTATTTTCGATGAAATTCAAATTATTACTGGCTTTTTCTTTTTGGATGCTTCTCATTGCGGTATCTTGTAACAAGGATGACATCAATTTTGATGCTCCTTCACAGCAGCTTAGCTTTTCAAGAGATACTGTATTCTGTGATACGGTTTATCATCAGGTTCGTTCTGAAACTTATGCTGTAAAAGTATATAATAATGAAGATAAGGATATTCTTATCCCAAGAATCAACCTTGAAAAAGGAGCAACATCTTTATATAAAATCAATGTAGACGGGAAATCCGGATATGATTTTAAAGATGTTCCGTTAAGAAAGAATGACAGTTTATACATTTTCGTTGAAATTGCTCCTGAGGCTACAGGTCCGGAAGCGATTGCTGAAGACAAAGTAATCTTTACAAGTCCGGCAGGTCAGCAACATGTGACTTTATTCTCCGTGGTTCAGGATGCGGAATTTTTTATTCAAACTCCCTCAAATCCAAATGTTATTACTAATAATACAACCTGGAATAATGATAAAGCTAAAATTATCTACGGAGATCTTACCGTTGATCCCAATGTAGTATTGAATATTCAGGCCGGAACGAAAGTTTATTTCCACAAAAACAGCGGAATGAAAATTTCTACAGGATCTACTTTAAATATTAATGGAACCTTAGACAAAGAAGTTATTCTTCGAGGAGACAGAAATGATCCTTATTATGATACCATTCCTAAGAACTGGAACTCTATCAGAATGGCTGCCAATTCTACTCTTAATATGAATCACGCAAGACTTTTCGGAGGAACGAAAGGTTTAGACATGAGACAGACCAATGCAACGATAAGCAATTCTTTCATCCATACTTTCCAGGAATACGGAATATATGCTGTTGCTTCTACGATAAATGCTAAAAACTTAGTCATGAACAACTGTGGAGAATCTTGTATCGGAATCTTCAAAGGTGGAAATCATACTTACACTCATGCTACGATTGCTAATTATTCTCAAGTTCTATCTTCAATGAACAGAAACGGAATTTTCGCAACCAACGAATGGCAAAATGATGCAGGACAAACAGAGCAAGGTGCATTACAGCAGCTTAATATAAGAAACAGCATCGTATATTCTGACAGAGATAATTCTGTGAATTTTGAGCAGACACCGGGACAACAATTTAATTTTATCATTCAAAACAGTTTGTTGAAATATGCAGGAACAACAGAAGCAGGCTTCCCTTTTGACAGCAATCCAAGTGTGATCCAAAGTTATAAGAATGAAGATCCTCAGTTTGTAAATTATTTTACCGCTCATCTTAATCTAAGAGTAAAACCGGCTTCTTTCGCGAAAGGAAAAGGAAATACAACCATTGCAGGAACCGTTCCTACAGACATCGTTAACGTATCAAGAACGACCAGCCCGACGCTTGGAGCCTATCAATAATGGAAATTACAAATCTACAGCAGCAAGTTGACGAATGGATAAAGACAAACGGTGTCCGTTATTTCAATGAACTGACCAACATGGCAATGCTGACCGAAGAAGTCGGTGAAGTTGCCCGAATTATCGCCAGAAGATATGGCGAGCAAAGTGAAAAAGAAAGCGATAAAAGCAAAGATCTTGGAGAGGAATTAGCAGATGTATTGTTTGTAACTTTATGTCTTGCCAACCAAACAGGAGTTAATCTGCAGGAAGCTTTCGATAAAAAAATGAAGATAAAAACTGATCGCGATAAAGACCGTCATCAGAATAATGAAAAATTAAAATAGCTGGATGTTGGAAGTTGGATGCTGGAAGTTTTTTACATAAAACTTTTTACCTCCCGCTTCCAGCTTCTGGCTTCCAACTTAGAAGAACAATGAAGAAGCTAGAAAAATCAAAATTAACAGGAAATAAAACAGTACAAATCAGCGGTTCGAAAAGTATTTCGAATCGTTTGTTGATTTTGGAAAGTCTGTTTAAAAATATAAAAATCGGGAATTTATCCAATTCTCAGGACACGCAATTGCTGAAAAAAGCACTGTCTGAAACTACTGAAACTGTAGACATTCACCATGCAGGAACAGCCATGCGTTTTCTTACCTCTTATTATTCTATTGCCGAAGGAAAAACAACTATTCTTACGGGTTCAAAAAGAATGAAAGAAAGGCCTATCAAGAATTTGGTAAGCGCTCTTCAGGATCTTGGAGTGGAAATTGAGTACATGGAAAATGAAGGTTTTCCGCCTTTAAAAATTACAGGAAAAAAGATCACTCAAACTCAGGTTAATGTTCCGTCCAATATTTCAAGTCAATTTATCACTTCTCTTTTGCTTATCGCAGGAAAATTAGAAAACGGATTAGAAATTAACCTTGTAGGCGAAGTTACTTCAAGGTCTTATATTGAAATGACGTTGGATATTTTAACAAAATTCGGAATTAAAAATAGCTTTATTGGCAATATAATAAAGGTCGAATCATTCATCAATGATCATTCATCAGTTATTAATTATGAAGTCGAAAGCGACTGGAGCTCTGCGTCTTACTTCTACTCTATCTGCGCGTTGGGAAGAGAAACTATTCACCTGAAAAGTTTTTACAAAGAATCAACTCAGGGAGATTCTGCGATTGCAAAAATCTATGAAGAGTTTTTTGGAATTAAAACGATTTTCTCAGAAGATGAACACAAATTGACTCTTCAACCAGATCCTAATTTTTCATTTCCAGAAAAGATTATTTTGGATATGAATAATTGTCCGGACATCGCACAAACTCTTTGCGTAACGGCTGCAGCTTTGAAAATTCCATTTGAGATTTCAGGGTTGGGAACTTTAAAAGTAAAAGAAACCGATCGACTTTTAGCTTTACACATCGAATTGAAAAAGCTGGGAACAGAAACTGAAATTACAGATTTAACCATCAAATCAATCAGCTTCGATGAGCCGCAAGAAAATATTTCTATTAAAACGTACCAAGATCACAGAATGGCTATGAGTTTTGCACCATTTTGTTTGATTAAAGAATTAAATATTGAAGAGGAAGATGTTGTGGAAAAATCTTATCCAATGTTTTGGGAGGATTTAGAAACTATTTTAATTAAAAATTAATAATGAATAACGTAAAAACTATAATCATCACAGGAACCTCATCAGGAATCGGTTTCGTTTTAGCCGAATATTTTGGAAAAAAAGGTCATAAAGTCTACGGTTTAAGCCGAAAACATACGGAAAGTCAATATTTCAAATCAATTCCAACTGATGTTACGGATAACAACGCCGTTCAAAATGCCATCGCAGAAGTGTTGAAAACTGAAACAAGAATTGACGTTTTGATCAACAATGCAGGAATGGGAATGGTTGGTGCTGTGGAAGATTCTACAAAAGAAGATATTTTAAAATTATTTAATTTAAATCTTGTCGGAGCGGTACAAATGATGACTGCCGTTATGCCGAAAATGCGTGAAAACAAATTCGGACAGATCATCAATGTTTCCAGCATTGGAAGTGAAATGGGACTGCCTTTCCGTGGATTTTATTCTGCTTCAAAATCTGCTTTAGACAAAGTAACAGAAGCTATGAGATATGAAGTTTATCCTTGGAATGTCAATGTTTGTTCGCTTCATTTAGGCGATATCAAAACCAATATTGCAGAAAACAGAGTGAAAACAAAAGTTTCTCAGCCTTACGCAACTGTCTTTGATAAAGTTTATGCTCTAATGAACTCTCACGTAGGCCACGGAACCGAACCTTTGGAAGTTGCAGAATACGTTGAAAATCTTTTAGGAAAAAATAAATGGAAAGCTCATTATTATTTTGGTAAATTCGGGCAGAAAATTGGAGTTCCGTTGAAATGGATACTTCCTCAGGGAACTTATGAGAATTTAATGAAGAAATATAATAAACTGGACTAGTTTCAGTTTTTAAAAGAGTTTGAAGTTATTTCTAAAAATATTTTTTATCCTGTTTTGCGTTTTTGTACAAGCGCAAAAGAAACACTATTTTCTAATAGATTCTGAAACTAAAGTCAAGAAAAAGGTTAGAGATTCCGTCTCTGCAGTGAAGTTTCTGGATTCTCTGGCTCAAAACAATTATTTTTTCACTGAATTAAAAGACGTAAAAATAAAAGGTGATAGTACAGAAATATTTTACAATAAAGGAAAAAATTTCAATGAAACGTATGTCAATCTTTCAGATTCTATTACCCAAAAATTAAAAATTCAGAAAGATTTTTTCACTAAAAATTTAGACTCAACCAAAAAAGTTATCAACAAAAAATATATTGATGACGGATATTCTTTCAGCAGAATTAAGTCTAAATATAAAGGTCAGAAAAACGGTTATCCAATTGTAGAATTAGATATCAACAAAAACGACAAAAGAACCATCGATGGATTTGTGGTAAAAAATTACGTAAGAGTTCCGAAAAGATTCATGAAAAACCTGGAAAAAGAATTCAAGGGTAAAACGTATGATGATAAAAATCTTTTAGCGATCAATAAAACCTTTCAGGGACATCCTTTTCTTAGTTTAGAACGGCAGCCTCAGACTTTGTTTACGAAAGATTCTACCCAGATCTACCTCTTCATGGAAAAGAAAAAAACCAACACTTTTGACGGTGTAATCGG encodes:
- a CDS encoding DUF4252 domain-containing protein, with translation MKKILIIFAFAFSHFYNVYGQGDKFDKLFEKYQEVEGVTSIKIAKPMFGMLSSLNIDDAQLDQIKPLLAKINGLKVLITENPEKANSPEGRIVQNNLTELKKDVSSYLKSLNYSEIMSVNNSGAKIKFLSSEAKDGILDDLLLSINSDSGENILVMLDGKLSMDDVNKIINSSETKSNTISHTRNTQTSDNNPSYLNGEARNVGEFSGINVSTGVNVVYKQESPTNIKVIADADKLQYVITKVENGILKVYIDNKGVKNLRFKNLSVNVSSPRMSEIKTSSGANFSTVNSVNEKNLAIDASSGSTIKGKFNVSNTTNVEATSGSNIKADVNSENFELKASSGSDTSFEGEVAAAVFDISSGALCKAENLRSSSAVVESTSGGSLSVNVTTTLKVKASSGGLVKYKGNPKIDSNISKMSGGSLKPIN
- a CDS encoding RNA polymerase sigma factor; translation: MTQETFKNTVFILKNEMYRFAKRFVMSSDEAEDVVQDLMIKFWQKKEELAQFGNLKSYALKAVRNECLNRLKHHDVRQGFADLQLHRSELYSMEVNNLKEHIVGFINQLPEKQKMVIHLKDVEEYEVSEISEMLEMEENAVRVNLMRARQKVKEQISQLMNYEQRQISR
- a CDS encoding GlmU family protein, encoding MQLVFSDAQYWEDFLPLTFTRPVAEMRCGILTFSERWQKVLENTEISYFTENYLQQKFKNPEEKESLFLVTNFLPTENVIQQIKELKQGEALVYEDELVAAKINMKDFSLHQIEKMTDIKEELIFFKKPTDLFTYNDKAIDFDFELLTKGKTSQELSSTNGFLGDKKDLFIEEGAQVEFSTINTKTGKIYIGKNAEVMEGCNLRGPITLGENSKFHLGSKIYGATTIGPHCKVGGEVNNIIIFGYSSKGHDGFIGNSVIGEWCNFGADTNSSNLKNNYGHVKLWNYRTKAFEDTGLQFAGLIMGDHSKTAINTQLNTGTVIGVASNIFKEGFPPNLVENFSWGGFKGDEKFKLDKAYEVAEKAMARRKVPLTDDDKAILKYVFETY
- a CDS encoding type B 50S ribosomal protein L31, whose amino-acid sequence is MKNGIHPENYRLVVFKDMSNDEVFLCKSTAETKDTIEYEGQEYPLIKMEISSTSHPFYTGKVKLVDTAGRVDKFMNKYKKFSK
- a CDS encoding nucleotide pyrophosphohydrolase, which gives rise to MEITNLQQQVDEWIKTNGVRYFNELTNMAMLTEEVGEVARIIARRYGEQSEKESDKSKDLGEELADVLFVTLCLANQTGVNLQEAFDKKMKIKTDRDKDRHQNNEKLK
- a CDS encoding 3-phosphoshikimate 1-carboxyvinyltransferase → MKKLEKSKLTGNKTVQISGSKSISNRLLILESLFKNIKIGNLSNSQDTQLLKKALSETTETVDIHHAGTAMRFLTSYYSIAEGKTTILTGSKRMKERPIKNLVSALQDLGVEIEYMENEGFPPLKITGKKITQTQVNVPSNISSQFITSLLLIAGKLENGLEINLVGEVTSRSYIEMTLDILTKFGIKNSFIGNIIKVESFINDHSSVINYEVESDWSSASYFYSICALGRETIHLKSFYKESTQGDSAIAKIYEEFFGIKTIFSEDEHKLTLQPDPNFSFPEKIILDMNNCPDIAQTLCVTAAALKIPFEISGLGTLKVKETDRLLALHIELKKLGTETEITDLTIKSISFDEPQENISIKTYQDHRMAMSFAPFCLIKELNIEEEDVVEKSYPMFWEDLETILIKN
- a CDS encoding SDR family oxidoreductase, translating into MNNVKTIIITGTSSGIGFVLAEYFGKKGHKVYGLSRKHTESQYFKSIPTDVTDNNAVQNAIAEVLKTETRIDVLINNAGMGMVGAVEDSTKEDILKLFNLNLVGAVQMMTAVMPKMRENKFGQIINVSSIGSEMGLPFRGFYSASKSALDKVTEAMRYEVYPWNVNVCSLHLGDIKTNIAENRVKTKVSQPYATVFDKVYALMNSHVGHGTEPLEVAEYVENLLGKNKWKAHYYFGKFGQKIGVPLKWILPQGTYENLMKKYNKLD